The following coding sequences are from one Nicotiana tabacum cultivar K326 chromosome 1, ASM71507v2, whole genome shotgun sequence window:
- the LOC142162687 gene encoding uncharacterized protein LOC142162687 encodes MDDGVENPNNRNNVNDPNNQGVVPRVPKAVLYDWAQPTSKNLATAIAVPLIKVESFQITNNMLQLLQHKGLFSGSYIEDPQQHLKNFLSICVMQRKPNVTPKAIRLLFPFSVMGEAQTWLNSLPINSITTWEELVKQLLNKFYPPNKTVNKLMRY; translated from the coding sequence ATGGATGACGGAGTAGAAAAtccaaacaacagaaacaatgtgAATGACCCAAATAATCAGGGTGTGGTGCCTCGTGTTCCAAAAGCAGTcttgtatgattgggcacaacccacctCCAAAAATCTGGCAACTGCAATTGCAGTCCCTTTGATAAAAGTggaatcatttcaaatcacaaacaacatgctacaGTTATTGCAGCACAAGGGATTGTTCTCAGGATCTTACATTGAAGACCCTCAGCAGCATCTGAAAAATTTCTTATCGATATGTGTCATGCAAAGGAAACCAAATGTGACACCGAAAGCAATAAGGCTGTTGTTTCCATTCTCGGTGATGGGCGAGGCTCAGACTTGGCTCaattcactccccataaactccatcactacttgggaagAATTAGTCAAGCAACTGTTGAACAAGTTctacccacccaataagactgTAAACAAgttgatgagatattga